A portion of the Deinococcus ruber genome contains these proteins:
- a CDS encoding multiubiquitin domain-containing protein has translation MSQHAPDRLYRLVIDGAEYTTSDVTLTPRQLKGMANLDQQRVVFLQLPQGQERRLADDEVTNLNGNEIEAFITRDPAELEDVQHYRFQVNETVYESKAPRITAADIRVIADLNAATPLFQLSGGHSRPVSDTEHLDLTLAGVEQFSTLAPVVPVMPGDVHVMATYTSNARTRSFQMPLTATIQQVVDEGYDKLKEAKRDGDTLFTGRPSRTSLTSLLGLTLSELQVQGLVHTEGHTLTFQFDIDTQMGGA, from the coding sequence ATGTCCCAGCACGCCCCTGACCGCCTGTACCGCCTCGTGATCGACGGGGCTGAGTACACCACCAGCGACGTCACCCTGACCCCCCGCCAGCTTAAGGGGATGGCTAACCTCGACCAGCAGCGCGTTGTGTTCCTGCAGCTGCCGCAGGGCCAGGAGCGCCGCCTGGCGGACGACGAAGTGACCAACCTGAATGGCAACGAGATCGAGGCGTTCATCACCCGCGATCCCGCCGAACTGGAGGACGTCCAGCACTACCGCTTTCAGGTCAACGAGACGGTCTACGAGTCCAAGGCCCCCCGGATCACCGCTGCGGACATTCGGGTGATCGCCGACCTCAATGCAGCCACGCCCTTGTTCCAGCTTAGCGGCGGCCACAGCAGGCCGGTTAGCGACACCGAGCATCTCGACCTCACGCTGGCCGGTGTCGAGCAGTTCAGCACGTTGGCGCCCGTTGTCCCCGTCATGCCCGGCGATGTTCACGTCATGGCCACCTACACCTCGAACGCCCGCACCCGGTCGTTCCAGATGCCGCTGACGGCCACGATTCAGCAGGTGGTGGACGAAGGCTACGACAAGCTCAAGGAGGCCAAGCGGGACGGCGATACGCTGTTCACCGGACGTCCTTCCCGTACCAGTCTGACTTCGTTGCTGGGACTGACGCTCAGCGAACTTCAGGTCCAGGGCCTGGTGCACACCGAGGGCCACACCCTGACGTTCCAGTTTGACATTGATACACAGATGGGCGGGGCCTGA
- a CDS encoding ParA family protein — translation MIRISLLSRKGGVGKTLCSMAIAQVLSERHTVAVLDLDPEGSARAWAHDAQAQNSPLPYQVFGPVEAAMSLSVDYLIVDTPPNDAKTLAATAKLSDVILVPVQPGKGEIDRLEPTMDVLREGNFKPGGRMGILLNYVEHDNLSAAMPEALTQLGYPMVAPIKKSVEYRRAFGGLIPQHLLEPFRLALGEVGIDA, via the coding sequence GTGATCAGAATCAGTCTATTGTCTCGAAAAGGTGGTGTGGGCAAAACGCTCTGCAGCATGGCTATTGCACAGGTTCTCTCTGAGCGGCACACCGTCGCTGTTCTGGATCTCGATCCAGAAGGCTCTGCCAGAGCCTGGGCTCACGATGCCCAAGCCCAAAATTCACCACTCCCATATCAAGTATTTGGCCCTGTCGAAGCGGCCATGAGTCTGAGCGTGGACTACCTCATCGTTGACACACCTCCAAATGACGCGAAAACACTTGCCGCAACTGCAAAGCTGAGCGACGTAATCCTTGTCCCGGTACAACCTGGCAAAGGCGAAATCGACCGCCTAGAACCAACTATGGATGTGTTACGAGAGGGAAACTTTAAACCGGGAGGCCGGATGGGAATTTTGCTGAATTACGTAGAGCACGACAACCTCTCCGCCGCGATGCCCGAAGCACTGACCCAGCTCGGGTATCCGATGGTGGCTCCAATCAAAAAAAGCGTGGAGTACCGTCGAGCATTTGGAGGACTTATCCCTCAGCACCTTCTAGAGCCATTTCGTCTTGCTCTTGGGGAGGTAGGCATCGATGCGTAA
- a CDS encoding metallophosphoesterase family protein, with amino-acid sequence MTPIRIVHIADIHLGFTGQGQPLVEDGPHAGRPLREVDVEQAVTWLGSTILEQDPPVDLVLIAGDLFHRANPLPHAIAAAAQLIVKLRGAGIEVVIIDGNHDTPRRVTHGSPAKFLGALGARVISETTSRIGDHDWNSPRLRNVVIHAVPSSVDAEQYRELMPEPGRINILLAHGRQQGTLDSAITRGDTVLSSDLLRRGWTYAALGDWHAHRHQPLADAPAYYAGSLEALTFGEAQAFPPQESDPYAQGGMLLVTVDLHTPPRIETVAYPDRRPVLHLGSIDARHLSAHEILDELERRMEGVPANALCTVDVQSISSDVYGAHDPLRIRSIHARCVLLYIDWNFRDDRMSQSDEPAVQSRLEDQWRAYVAEHVEASEDGNWLIERGLALLEQARISRAAHDEGE; translated from the coding sequence ATGACCCCCATCCGTATCGTCCACATTGCCGACATCCATCTGGGTTTCACGGGCCAGGGCCAGCCATTGGTTGAGGACGGGCCCCATGCAGGGCGACCGCTCCGGGAAGTCGATGTCGAGCAGGCTGTGACCTGGCTGGGAAGCACCATCCTCGAGCAGGATCCGCCGGTGGATCTTGTCCTCATTGCCGGCGACCTGTTCCACCGTGCCAATCCGCTGCCTCATGCCATCGCAGCGGCGGCTCAGCTGATCGTCAAGCTCAGGGGGGCTGGCATCGAGGTGGTGATTATCGACGGGAACCACGACACGCCCCGGCGCGTCACCCACGGCAGCCCCGCAAAATTCCTGGGGGCTCTGGGCGCCCGGGTGATCAGCGAAACCACCTCGCGTATCGGCGATCACGACTGGAACTCTCCGCGACTTCGGAACGTCGTCATCCACGCGGTACCCTCCAGCGTCGACGCTGAACAGTACCGGGAGCTCATGCCCGAGCCGGGCCGCATCAACATCCTGCTGGCGCATGGCCGCCAGCAGGGCACGCTGGACAGTGCGATCACGCGAGGCGATACCGTGCTGTCGAGTGATCTGCTTCGCCGGGGGTGGACATACGCGGCCCTGGGAGACTGGCATGCTCATCGTCACCAGCCCCTGGCCGATGCGCCAGCCTATTACGCCGGGAGCCTCGAAGCGCTTACCTTCGGCGAGGCGCAGGCCTTCCCGCCCCAGGAGAGCGATCCCTACGCACAGGGCGGGATGCTCCTGGTCACAGTTGACCTTCATACCCCACCGCGAATCGAGACCGTGGCGTATCCGGACCGGCGGCCTGTCCTTCACCTGGGCAGCATCGACGCTCGGCACCTGTCGGCCCATGAAATTCTCGACGAGCTAGAACGCCGAATGGAGGGGGTTCCAGCGAACGCGCTCTGCACCGTTGACGTCCAGTCCATTTCTTCAGACGTGTATGGCGCCCACGATCCGCTCCGGATCAGGAGCATCCACGCCCGGTGTGTTCTGCTGTATATCGACTGGAATTTTCGCGATGACCGCATGAGCCAGAGCGATGAGCCGGCTGTTCAGAGTCGTCTGGAAGACCAGTGGAGAGCCTATGTCGCCGAGCATGTCGAGGCCAGCGAAGACGGAAACTGGCTGATAGAAAGAGGCTTGGCCCTGCTGGAGCAGGCGCGGATCAGCAGGGCTGCTCACGACGAGGGGGAGTGA
- a CDS encoding ImmA/IrrE family metallo-endopeptidase yields MRNPVQVIREARRLLDEMGIAGPPTPIDDCVAYADLTIEQQIPLGSLPPEKYRALLDYKVFALTMERVFGLYDPTTSTIYLKADMTPGRRSFVTLHEVGHGWLPWQRLLAAHPDGIENLTPTERQRRKDENEWQANVFATETLFQLDRFELEAREMPFELQSAVQLATRYGASIHASLRRYVERHEQRAVLLVLEVLPTIRAGKIQYRVLASHRSPSFHQRYRRWRAPTWISETVVRPLLTRKFVTDLPQELYIEGDMEIIPVALQGLHNAHNLLLFGRPKDGQRVPHRAPSRILRTR; encoded by the coding sequence TTGCGCAACCCGGTTCAGGTCATCCGGGAAGCCCGGCGACTGCTGGATGAGATGGGCATTGCCGGTCCGCCTACCCCGATCGACGACTGTGTCGCCTATGCGGATCTGACCATTGAGCAGCAAATCCCGCTCGGCAGCCTTCCTCCGGAGAAATATCGTGCCTTGTTGGATTACAAGGTCTTCGCGCTGACGATGGAACGTGTATTCGGTCTCTATGATCCCACTACCAGCACGATCTATCTGAAGGCTGACATGACTCCTGGCCGCCGGAGCTTCGTGACCCTCCATGAGGTCGGTCATGGTTGGCTGCCCTGGCAACGTCTCCTGGCTGCGCATCCGGATGGTATCGAGAACCTGACCCCGACCGAGCGCCAGAGGCGTAAGGACGAAAACGAGTGGCAGGCCAATGTGTTTGCAACGGAGACCCTGTTTCAGCTCGACCGTTTCGAACTCGAAGCCAGAGAGATGCCTTTTGAACTTCAGAGCGCCGTACAGCTCGCGACCCGGTATGGGGCCTCAATCCACGCTTCGCTCCGTCGGTATGTGGAGCGTCATGAACAGCGCGCCGTTCTGCTGGTGCTTGAAGTTCTACCCACGATTCGCGCCGGTAAAATACAGTACCGGGTGCTGGCTTCCCACCGGTCGCCGTCGTTCCATCAGCGGTACCGCCGCTGGCGAGCACCCACGTGGATCTCCGAAACCGTGGTACGTCCGCTCCTGACACGCAAGTTCGTCACCGATCTGCCGCAGGAACTCTACATTGAAGGAGACATGGAGATCATTCCTGTGGCTCTGCAGGGCCTGCACAACGCCCACAACCTCCTCCTGTTCGGTCGTCCGAAAGACGGGCAGCGCGTGCCACACCGAGCCCCCAGCAGGATCCTTCGCACCCGGTAA
- a CDS encoding competence protein CoiA produces MPLKAQKDGDEVVSFTLTNDAFDALRGDPELRMACCSARAIPKRSKLGTPFFAHGRTGECSSGPETAFHLQSKVIIAQAAEAAGWQAIVEASGQTPDGTPWRADVLCTKGKANVAFEVQRSPQTIAETAERQAIYERSEVRGLWLMTRHRKTLEDRIWLDKSGEYTTPIFFLDDTFQVPRFNCSLHDFITGSLSGQLLYAPRAGQRAQLSLHGSRQSCWKCRKQLMLILELGFQVREHVRWEVPWMYVVEDDDLLQLLEVVLLPELCQRLQIGQLKRRPSKTTKTTYLSQGCPHCDALQGNYFIDELRQKIYRSGTETKYTQVIPLTQITLKESLASWGNARWQFRME; encoded by the coding sequence ATGCCACTTAAGGCACAGAAAGATGGGGACGAGGTTGTGAGCTTCACGCTGACCAACGACGCATTCGACGCGTTGAGAGGCGATCCTGAGCTCAGGATGGCCTGCTGTAGCGCACGGGCAATCCCAAAACGAAGCAAGTTAGGGACGCCTTTCTTTGCACACGGCCGCACTGGCGAATGCAGCAGCGGGCCAGAAACAGCCTTCCATCTTCAAAGCAAGGTCATCATCGCTCAAGCTGCCGAAGCCGCCGGCTGGCAGGCAATTGTCGAAGCCAGTGGCCAGACCCCAGACGGCACACCATGGCGCGCCGATGTCCTATGCACCAAGGGAAAAGCCAACGTCGCATTTGAAGTCCAGCGCAGCCCCCAAACCATCGCCGAGACCGCCGAACGGCAAGCGATCTACGAACGGAGCGAGGTGCGTGGCCTTTGGCTCATGACCCGCCACCGCAAAACCCTGGAAGACCGAATCTGGCTCGATAAGTCTGGCGAATACACGACGCCTATTTTCTTTCTTGATGACACCTTTCAAGTGCCTCGCTTCAACTGCTCCTTACACGATTTCATTACAGGCAGCCTTAGTGGTCAGTTGCTTTACGCCCCTAGGGCAGGCCAACGTGCACAACTTTCGCTTCACGGATCGCGTCAATCTTGCTGGAAATGTCGAAAGCAACTTATGTTGATTCTCGAGCTAGGTTTTCAGGTTCGAGAACATGTAAGATGGGAGGTTCCCTGGATGTATGTCGTCGAAGATGATGACCTGTTGCAATTGCTAGAGGTCGTCCTCCTTCCAGAACTATGTCAGCGCCTTCAGATCGGTCAGCTCAAGCGGCGGCCTTCGAAGACCACAAAAACGACCTACCTCAGCCAGGGCTGTCCCCACTGCGACGCGCTTCAAGGAAATTATTTCATTGATGAACTGCGCCAGAAGATTTATCGAAGTGGAACCGAAACAAAATATACCCAGGTGATACCGCTCACCCAAATCACGTTGAAGGAAAGCCTTGCAAGTTGGGGGAATGCAAGATGGCAATTTCGAATGGAATAG
- a CDS encoding helix-turn-helix domain-containing protein, whose protein sequence is MTDSDVAADELSFGQQLRVLRRNKKLTLKEVEAMTGISNAYLSQAENGKITKPAPDKLYALADAYGVSFDQLMYSSGHLSRNPLAETQQNEPKTLMGAMLSSKNLTAAEEEQLAVYLEFLRARK, encoded by the coding sequence ATGACCGACTCAGACGTAGCCGCAGACGAGCTCTCATTCGGACAGCAGCTCCGCGTCCTCAGACGAAACAAGAAGTTGACACTCAAGGAAGTCGAGGCGATGACCGGCATCAGCAACGCCTACCTCAGCCAGGCCGAGAACGGCAAGATCACGAAACCAGCACCAGACAAGCTGTACGCCCTGGCAGACGCCTACGGCGTGTCGTTCGACCAGCTAATGTACAGCTCAGGTCACCTCAGCCGGAACCCGTTAGCAGAGACGCAGCAGAACGAGCCGAAAACACTAATGGGGGCCATGCTGTCCAGCAAGAACCTCACCGCAGCCGAGGAAGAACAGCTCGCTGTTTACCTCGAATTTCTCAGGGCGAGAAAGTAA
- a CDS encoding IS4 family transposase produces MKTPPSCSPHSTVLAHLAQHPWGLRAPSLALLAALILALIQREDVRLTKLAAQLLGKALQSSKVKQLHRFFKNIRISEDVLARFVLSFADPEERLWLVIDRTNWCLGKTEINILLVAVILNGQALPLMWTLLPHGGSSSSAIRNALLERVLLVLPAKRIAGLLGDREFIGKKWFKFLNKEKIAPCIRLKANTKVGGMPVWALFKGIAEGEVRWWYRPLMVYGVPLRVCAVRDVHGHLLYVGTLEHGRHALEAYSRRWTIESLFKFWKGSGFDLEETHLTHPDRLSTLLALVTLTSVWAWRVGVAEHERAPIPVLAHGRLALSIVRYGLNTMKAALTNVLWSPTETLFIRDFLACAAKLSPT; encoded by the coding sequence ATGAAAACGCCCCCGAGCTGCTCACCACATTCTACGGTACTCGCCCACCTCGCTCAGCACCCCTGGGGCCTGCGGGCTCCCAGCCTGGCCCTCCTTGCCGCGCTGATCCTCGCGCTGATTCAGCGCGAGGACGTCCGACTCACCAAACTCGCCGCCCAACTGCTAGGGAAGGCCCTGCAGAGCAGCAAAGTGAAGCAACTGCACCGCTTCTTCAAGAACATCCGGATCTCGGAAGACGTGCTGGCACGATTCGTCCTGAGCTTCGCCGACCCTGAGGAGCGCCTCTGGCTCGTCATCGACCGGACAAACTGGTGTCTGGGCAAGACGGAGATCAACATCCTGCTCGTCGCGGTGATCCTGAACGGGCAAGCCCTGCCGCTGATGTGGACGTTGCTGCCCCACGGGGGCAGCAGCAGTTCAGCTATCCGCAACGCCCTCCTGGAGCGCGTGTTGCTTGTTCTGCCAGCCAAGCGGATCGCCGGTCTCCTGGGAGACCGCGAATTCATTGGCAAGAAATGGTTCAAGTTTCTGAACAAGGAAAAAATAGCGCCATGTATCCGCCTCAAGGCCAACACCAAGGTGGGCGGGATGCCCGTCTGGGCACTGTTCAAGGGCATTGCTGAAGGTGAAGTCCGGTGGTGGTACCGGCCTCTGATGGTGTACGGCGTGCCACTTCGCGTGTGTGCCGTGCGAGATGTGCATGGTCATCTGCTCTACGTGGGAACGCTGGAGCACGGCCGGCACGCGCTAGAAGCCTATTCTCGGCGCTGGACCATCGAATCTCTTTTCAAATTCTGGAAAGGTTCAGGTTTTGACCTGGAAGAGACGCACCTGACTCACCCGGATCGGTTGAGTACCCTCCTGGCGCTCGTCACGCTGACCTCCGTCTGGGCTTGGAGGGTCGGAGTGGCCGAACACGAACGAGCACCGATCCCGGTGCTCGCTCACGGACGCCTGGCCCTCTCCATCGTGCGCTATGGCTTGAATACGATGAAGGCGGCACTGACGAATGTACTCTGGAGCCCCACTGAGACGCTCTTTATCCGCGACTTCCTGGCCTGCGCCGCCAAACTGTCCCCTACTTAG
- a CDS encoding ThiF family adenylyltransferase, giving the protein MTRNDLGDRQRDDLKGRLNHDRTPARVILTASRDVAATRTGQNLLWMLTNLLVRQQDEIASIEVRLPAGIPVHPGISPLIPPEGDFTELLGIGMCRINPQLGTINSGLTTVAIRVGPGALPEANYGLYASAAGWSGYTGTHEAAWLPTDENPIGAYVAAALTAGEAFKFLRSVHPEYGEMTDATWFDAHGMAVVDGPRLGPQLPEAIPGVTATLAGVGAVGSAFLHLLYALPQLTTTLTAIDGDQKGIELSNLNRYVLFCQDDLGQPKASRVQKMFEGSGVTITSRDLLWQDWIATHPTELMDLVLSCVDNNMARHAIQDALPRYILSASTFELRVQLVAFKREEDEACLRCYNPLPKVKSDDEVIAGLQAQSSEARAEAALEHQVVPEQLETYLRDPQKHCGLITGDILRKFAGQSGEEWSVGFVSAFAGVLLAAEYLKRSLGECAERLEGLGNMIRFQFWIPGAAVNEVTHWPQDPKCLCSSAFYRAAIRKV; this is encoded by the coding sequence ATGACAAGGAATGACCTGGGAGACCGTCAGCGGGACGACCTGAAGGGACGGCTGAATCACGACCGGACGCCTGCGCGGGTGATCCTGACGGCGAGTCGGGATGTTGCCGCCACCCGTACGGGCCAAAATCTGCTGTGGATGCTGACCAACCTGCTGGTCCGGCAGCAGGACGAGATCGCCTCTATCGAGGTGCGTCTCCCGGCCGGAATCCCCGTCCACCCGGGGATCAGTCCCCTGATCCCGCCTGAGGGAGACTTCACTGAGCTGCTGGGTATCGGCATGTGCCGGATCAACCCGCAACTCGGCACCATAAATTCCGGGCTGACTACGGTCGCTATCCGCGTCGGTCCCGGGGCGCTTCCGGAGGCCAATTACGGCCTGTATGCCAGTGCGGCCGGCTGGAGCGGCTACACCGGTACTCACGAGGCGGCGTGGCTTCCGACTGATGAGAATCCGATCGGCGCTTACGTTGCAGCGGCACTGACAGCCGGTGAGGCCTTCAAATTCCTGCGTTCGGTTCACCCAGAGTATGGGGAGATGACGGACGCGACCTGGTTCGATGCGCACGGGATGGCAGTGGTGGATGGGCCTCGTCTGGGCCCTCAATTGCCTGAGGCCATCCCGGGCGTGACGGCCACGCTCGCTGGTGTTGGGGCGGTGGGCAGTGCGTTCCTGCACCTGCTGTATGCACTGCCGCAGCTCACCACGACTCTGACCGCAATCGACGGAGACCAGAAAGGTATCGAGCTGAGCAACCTCAACCGCTACGTGCTGTTCTGTCAGGACGATCTGGGACAACCCAAGGCCAGCCGTGTCCAGAAGATGTTCGAGGGTTCCGGCGTGACTATCACGTCGCGCGACCTGCTGTGGCAGGACTGGATTGCCACTCATCCCACAGAGTTGATGGACTTGGTGTTGTCCTGCGTCGATAACAATATGGCGCGGCATGCCATTCAGGATGCGTTGCCGCGGTACATCCTCAGCGCCTCAACCTTCGAACTGCGGGTGCAGCTGGTCGCCTTCAAACGCGAGGAAGACGAGGCCTGTCTCCGGTGTTATAACCCTCTGCCGAAGGTGAAAAGTGACGATGAGGTGATCGCTGGGCTCCAGGCGCAATCTAGTGAAGCCAGAGCGGAAGCTGCACTTGAACATCAGGTGGTACCGGAACAGCTGGAAACTTACCTCAGAGATCCTCAAAAGCACTGCGGCCTGATCACGGGAGACATCCTCCGGAAGTTCGCCGGGCAGAGCGGTGAAGAGTGGTCCGTAGGATTCGTGTCAGCGTTTGCGGGCGTCCTGCTAGCAGCGGAGTATCTGAAACGGTCTTTGGGTGAATGTGCAGAGCGACTGGAAGGATTAGGAAACATGATTCGCTTTCAGTTTTGGATCCCTGGCGCTGCTGTGAACGAAGTCACGCACTGGCCCCAGGATCCGAAGTGTCTGTGCAGCTCAGCATTCTATCGAGCGGCAATTCGGAAGGTATAG
- a CDS encoding AAA family ATPase, translating into MLELNLENYKRYLSPTSVTFSPGLTVISGENGAGKTSLTEAILHALFGPAQGHTSQSDGTTQTYRLGLRLEAQGMKLEVQVRGNQHQVHVDGHSQVAFGTNTVRAARQVVEQYLGGLRRKQFERVYFALQGETQALVTLTPGQRKTLMEDVLQLDTVKDAVSIQKATVDDRVSDVQAGVAATVHLAALCEVGDRLDGLFTELRRTTSTNTRHQALGFYLQAFVQAREQFGERLAGLRLQRETAESAVADATVALQTCSTQYQQLEGQDRAFHERQKAFTDADLAVGVKRAEAEEISRGVQREADALAKAQAAEPEARLHDQAVANVERLNKELLAYIAQHSAVMRLQDVEKEIEKQTEKLAELAQLEVERAGQQAELHLAREDAGRYLADPHPAKASLLSQAEEQLESQRIEHQEALDTLSAEGPKTCKICGNLLTIEQQRQRRTQVEQWFSTEYAKSLQQFIDQRSELQIEHQRWKTAKRSADDRLARAQKQDTDGLVREGQQKNLRQLQLTARQTRDSRLAECIGLQVTFPFNLIREPQLRRLLLESKEEVIRYRSASLAFTQLGGLEERLQNEKARLQAALDKMAELETVRSGIIYDTVAHVEVQTQLGVVAQQKETAAEHGRAVQSTFERIDGQVSVSETRASGLQDSFDKLQETISILQREEQLFRHLCDFQSHFFDANTREVMKRATALIRKATANAIYTLELEGDGRLYYRDQQFQRHFAARLSGGEQALAGLCIRLALAERAQTVATNGRVKFLILDEVLGSLDDERRRQVQKIFDTVLAAGTFECIVMITHLDEVKNNWAAHRLEVLKNRATNTSSVSRLTPIVP; encoded by the coding sequence GTGCTTGAACTGAACCTGGAGAACTACAAACGGTACCTGTCACCGACCAGCGTCACGTTTTCTCCCGGACTGACCGTCATTTCTGGGGAAAACGGCGCAGGGAAGACGAGCCTGACCGAGGCCATCCTGCACGCCCTATTCGGCCCGGCACAGGGACACACCTCGCAGTCAGATGGGACGACTCAGACCTACAGGCTTGGTCTCCGTCTGGAAGCTCAGGGCATGAAGCTCGAAGTGCAGGTTCGCGGAAATCAGCATCAGGTGCACGTGGATGGTCACTCTCAAGTAGCGTTCGGAACAAACACCGTGCGCGCAGCGCGACAGGTCGTTGAGCAGTACCTGGGCGGTCTGAGACGCAAGCAGTTCGAGCGCGTCTACTTCGCGCTTCAGGGCGAAACCCAGGCGCTGGTCACGCTCACACCTGGACAACGAAAAACTCTGATGGAAGATGTTCTGCAACTCGACACGGTCAAGGACGCGGTCAGCATCCAGAAAGCAACGGTTGACGACAGAGTAAGCGATGTCCAGGCTGGCGTCGCGGCCACCGTGCATCTGGCTGCGCTATGCGAGGTGGGTGACAGACTGGATGGATTGTTCACCGAGCTCCGCAGAACGACCAGCACCAACACCCGGCATCAGGCGCTTGGGTTCTACCTGCAAGCCTTCGTGCAGGCCAGAGAACAGTTCGGTGAACGCCTTGCTGGACTCAGACTGCAACGTGAGACGGCAGAAAGCGCTGTTGCTGATGCTACCGTCGCGTTACAGACCTGCTCGACACAGTATCAGCAGCTGGAAGGACAAGACCGTGCATTTCACGAGCGTCAGAAAGCGTTCACTGACGCAGATCTTGCCGTCGGCGTGAAGCGTGCGGAAGCGGAAGAAATCAGCCGGGGGGTACAGCGGGAAGCGGATGCTCTGGCGAAAGCACAGGCTGCCGAACCGGAGGCCAGACTGCACGATCAGGCTGTGGCGAACGTCGAGCGGCTGAACAAGGAACTGCTGGCGTACATTGCACAGCATTCGGCCGTAATGAGGCTTCAGGATGTCGAGAAGGAGATTGAGAAGCAGACAGAGAAACTGGCGGAATTAGCACAGCTCGAAGTAGAGCGTGCAGGTCAACAGGCGGAGCTTCATCTGGCGCGGGAGGATGCAGGTCGGTATCTTGCCGACCCGCATCCAGCCAAGGCAAGCTTGCTCAGCCAAGCTGAAGAACAGCTGGAAAGTCAGAGGATTGAGCATCAGGAGGCGCTGGACACCCTGAGTGCCGAGGGTCCGAAGACGTGCAAGATCTGCGGCAACCTGTTGACCATCGAGCAGCAGCGGCAGCGGCGCACGCAGGTCGAGCAGTGGTTCAGCACGGAGTACGCGAAGAGCCTTCAGCAGTTCATAGATCAGCGAAGTGAACTTCAGATTGAACACCAGCGCTGGAAGACCGCGAAAAGAAGCGCGGATGACCGGCTGGCGAGGGCGCAGAAGCAGGATACGGACGGCTTAGTGCGCGAAGGGCAACAAAAAAACCTCCGGCAACTCCAGCTCACTGCCCGGCAGACCAGGGATTCGCGCCTCGCGGAATGTATCGGACTGCAGGTCACCTTCCCCTTCAACCTCATCCGGGAGCCGCAATTGCGGCGACTTCTGCTCGAGTCCAAGGAAGAGGTGATTCGGTACCGTTCTGCCAGTCTGGCATTCACGCAACTCGGGGGGCTCGAGGAACGGCTGCAAAATGAAAAGGCGCGCCTGCAGGCTGCTCTGGATAAGATGGCCGAGCTGGAAACTGTCCGTTCGGGTATCATCTATGACACTGTCGCTCACGTTGAGGTGCAGACCCAGCTCGGAGTCGTCGCCCAGCAAAAAGAAACGGCAGCCGAACACGGCAGGGCCGTACAGTCCACGTTTGAAAGGATCGATGGGCAGGTCAGCGTCTCAGAAACTCGCGCCTCCGGGTTGCAGGACAGCTTCGATAAACTCCAAGAGACCATCTCGATCCTGCAACGAGAGGAACAACTATTCCGCCACCTCTGCGATTTTCAGAGCCATTTCTTCGATGCGAATACCCGGGAGGTGATGAAGCGGGCGACGGCGCTCATCCGGAAGGCAACAGCCAATGCCATCTATACGCTTGAACTGGAAGGAGACGGCCGGCTGTACTACCGCGATCAGCAATTCCAACGTCACTTCGCCGCCCGGCTCTCCGGTGGCGAGCAGGCCCTGGCTGGCCTGTGCATCCGGCTGGCCCTGGCTGAACGGGCGCAAACCGTCGCGACCAACGGTCGGGTAAAGTTCCTGATCCTGGATGAGGTACTCGGCAGTCTCGACGACGAGCGGCGGCGGCAGGTTCAGAAGATCTTCGATACCGTCCTGGCGGCGGGCACCTTCGAGTGTATTGTGATGATTACCCACTTGGACGAAGTCAAGAACAACTGGGCCGCGCACCGTCTGGAAGTACTTAAAAACCGGGCCACCAACACTAGCTCCGTGAGCCGGTTGACTCCTATCGTGCCGTGA